The genomic stretch CGAAAGCAGCGGGCATTCCGTTGCATTTGTACGACCAAGAAGATCCGCACGATCTCGACGGCGACGGCAACCTGTACGAGCCGGATGGCCTCGTCGATCACCTGATGATCATCCACTCCGGTGTAGGTCAAGAAGCTGGCGGCGGTTCGCTTGGCGACAACGCGATCTGGTCGCACCGCTCCGCAACCCTCTATGATCCGGATGGTTTGGGCGCAGGACTTCCAGGATTCTATGACTACACGATGATGCCGGAAGACGGCGCGGTTGGCGTATTTGCACATGAATACGGCCACGACCTCGGTCTGCCGGATGAATACGATACCGCCTACTCCGGTACTGGTGAAGCGGTCGCCTATTGGTCGATCATGGCTTCCGGTTCTTGGGCTGGTAAAATCGGCGGTACTGAGCCGACAGGTTTCTCCCCGTTTGCGAAGTCTTACTTCCAATCCACGATGGGCGGAAACTGGACTGCTCCGACCGTTGTTGACCTGAACAGCCTGCCGAAAAAAGGCTCTTCCTTCTTGCTTGACCAAGCGAACTCGCCGAACGGTAAAAACCACCAAGCGATTCAAGTCAACCTGCCGGAAAAGAAAACTCTGGTCAACAAGCCGACTGGAAAATATGAGTACTTCGGTGGCAATGGCAACCAAATCGACAACACAATGATCACTTCTGTCGATCTGACCGGTAAATCTTCTGCTACCTTGGAATTCGATTCCTGGTACAAAATTGAAGAAGATTGGGACTTCGCATTCGTTCAAGTTTCGGAAGACAACGGTGCTACCTGGCACTCGCTCTCCAACGCGAACACTGTATCGACTGCAGTTCCGCAAGCATATCCGACCGTTCTGTCAAACCTGCCGGGTCTGACTGGCCATTCCAACGGTTGGGAAAAACAAACGTTTGACCTGTCTGCATACGCTGGCAAGAAGATCCAAGTATCGGTTCGCTACATCACCGACTGGGGTGGCTTCGAAGAGGGTATCTACGTTGACAACGTGAAAGTAACCGCTGACGGCGCTGTCTTGCTCAACGACGGTGCAGAAGGCGCTACTTCTCCCTTCACGCTCAACGGCTTCTCCAAGTCTGACGGTTACATCTACTCCGACCACTACTACCTGCTTGAGTGGCGTAACCATGCAGGCGTTGACGTGGGTCTGAAAAACATCCGTCGCGGCGCTTCCTTGATGAGCTACGATGGCGGTCTGGTCGTATGGTATGTTGACCCGTCCTTCACCAATAACTGGACCGGTATCCACCCGGGCGGCGGCTTCCTCGGCGTTGTCGATGCTCACAACGAAGAAAACCTGAAGTGGAGCACGGGCATTCAAGCTTCGACCCGTTACCACATCCGTGACGCTGCGTTCTCGTTGAACCCGACGTCCGCGCTGAACCTGGT from Tumebacillus algifaecis encodes the following:
- a CDS encoding immune inhibitor A domain-containing protein, with protein sequence MKKFLALSVSGALVAGSLFTGTAMAAGTVQNGPVQMSEGGTLDVAIMNEDRLIESLEKQGKIPAGATQEQKKNILKSYIGLKNKEVNTGIKAPADPLASKVKASKSNKHKAFVNGKKKVKNVGNFLNRLDPVQETAYTGPVRKDKVLVLNVEFADFPHNNIDPSETDNYYSDYTLGHFEDMIFGDNGYAGPNGENLISMKKFYEQQSGGTYSVEGKAYGWLKVPGTAAFYGADAASGGHDNVLPGGSKKLVRDVYDAAKAAGIPLHLYDQEDPHDLDGDGNLYEPDGLVDHLMIIHSGVGQEAGGGSLGDNAIWSHRSATLYDPDGLGAGLPGFYDYTMMPEDGAVGVFAHEYGHDLGLPDEYDTAYSGTGEAVAYWSIMASGSWAGKIGGTEPTGFSPFAKSYFQSTMGGNWTAPTVVDLNSLPKKGSSFLLDQANSPNGKNHQAIQVNLPEKKTLVNKPTGKYEYFGGNGNQIDNTMITSVDLTGKSSATLEFDSWYKIEEDWDFAFVQVSEDNGATWHSLSNANTVSTAVPQAYPTVLSNLPGLTGHSNGWEKQTFDLSAYAGKKIQVSVRYITDWGGFEEGIYVDNVKVTADGAVLLNDGAEGATSPFTLNGFSKSDGYIYSDHYYLLEWRNHAGVDVGLKNIRRGASLMSYDGGLVVWYVDPSFTNNWTGIHPGGGFLGVVDAHNEENLKWSTGIQASTRYHIRDAAFSLNPTSALNLVYPTQTMTAASKLPVPLFDDRKSYMNTNMPDAGRDLTSYGLKVLVTGQSADKSVGQIHIFK